From one Gallionella capsiferriformans ES-2 genomic stretch:
- the hflK gene encoding FtsH protease activity modulator HflK encodes MGLNDPQWGNNKNNSGPPDLEELLRKLKAQVAILLGDKGGGNKGGGGNMPKLGSGGLGLLAVIAVLIWLGSGFYIVDASQRGVVLRFGKQVDVTMAGPRWHMPYPVETVELVNLSQVRTVEVGYRENVKNKVAKESLMLTDDENIIDIQFAVQYFLRDPAEYLFNNRNSDENVRQAAETAIREVVGKNKMDFVLYEGREAVAANATKLIQEILDRYKSGIVISKLTMQNAQPPEQVQAAFDDAVKAGQDRERQKNEGQAYANDVVPRAKGTAARLIQESEGYKQSVIANAEGDASRFKQILVEYEKAPAVTRDRMYLDMMSQVMGNISKVMVDQKNGNSLLYLPLDKLIESSRTSGAAVDAPAVPKIDPVTSQGNDNNAAQRARDSLLSRDREAR; translated from the coding sequence ATGGGATTGAATGACCCGCAATGGGGTAACAATAAGAACAACAGCGGACCTCCCGATCTTGAGGAGTTGTTGCGCAAGCTCAAAGCGCAGGTTGCTATTTTGCTCGGCGACAAGGGCGGTGGCAATAAAGGCGGGGGCGGTAATATGCCGAAGCTGGGGAGCGGGGGGCTAGGGCTGCTGGCTGTGATTGCCGTGCTGATCTGGCTGGGTAGCGGCTTTTACATCGTGGACGCGAGTCAGCGTGGCGTTGTCTTACGCTTCGGTAAGCAGGTCGATGTCACGATGGCCGGCCCGCGCTGGCATATGCCGTATCCGGTAGAAACGGTCGAACTGGTCAATTTGAGTCAGGTGCGTACGGTTGAAGTCGGCTATCGCGAAAACGTCAAAAATAAGGTTGCTAAAGAGTCGCTGATGCTGACCGATGATGAAAATATCATCGACATTCAGTTCGCGGTGCAATATTTCCTGCGTGATCCGGCCGAATATCTGTTCAATAACCGGAACTCAGATGAAAACGTGCGTCAGGCGGCAGAAACGGCAATACGCGAAGTAGTCGGCAAAAACAAGATGGACTTTGTTTTGTATGAAGGACGTGAGGCGGTGGCGGCAAACGCGACTAAACTGATTCAGGAAATTTTGGATCGTTATAAGTCGGGTATCGTGATCAGTAAACTGACGATGCAAAATGCGCAGCCGCCCGAACAAGTGCAGGCGGCTTTCGATGATGCGGTCAAAGCGGGCCAGGATCGCGAGCGGCAAAAAAATGAAGGTCAGGCTTATGCCAATGACGTCGTGCCGCGTGCAAAAGGAACGGCTGCGCGTCTGATACAGGAGTCCGAAGGCTATAAGCAAAGCGTGATTGCCAATGCCGAGGGTGATGCGAGTCGCTTCAAGCAGATTCTGGTGGAATACGAGAAAGCGCCGGCGGTGACACGAGACCGGATGTATCTGGACATGATGTCGCAAGTGATGGGCAATATCAGTAAGGTGATGGTTGACCAGAAGAACGGCAATAGTCTGCTGTATCTGCCGCTCGACAAGCTGATCGAATCGAGCCGTACTTCGGGGGCTGCCGTCGACGCGCCGGCTGTACCTAAGATTGATCCTGTGACATCGCAGGGAAATGACAACAATGCCGCACAGCGTGCACGCGATTCTCTGTTGAGTCGCGACCGGGAGGCCCGCTAA
- the hflC gene encoding protease modulator HflC produces the protein MKTNVANILIGAVLVLIVLSLSLFIVDQRQTVIVFQLGEMVSVKTEPGLHFKLPLVQNVRYFDSRILTLDTGEPERFITAEKKNVMVDSFVKWRIVDVKQYYISVGGDEVRANTRLKQTVNSSMREEFGKRTIHEVVSGEREEIMNVLRTKADLDARKIGVQVLDVRLKRVDFPSEISDSVYRRMDAERKRVANELRASGAADGEKIKADADKQREVILAEAYRDAQSTKGEGDAKASSIYAAAFGRNAEFYSFYRSLEAYKQSFKNKSDVMVMDPSSAFFKYLKSSGKAGK, from the coding sequence ATGAAAACTAATGTCGCTAATATCCTGATCGGTGCGGTACTCGTCCTGATCGTATTGAGCCTGAGCCTGTTTATCGTCGATCAGCGCCAGACGGTCATCGTGTTCCAGTTGGGTGAAATGGTCAGCGTCAAGACCGAACCCGGTCTGCACTTCAAGCTTCCGCTGGTACAGAATGTGCGTTATTTCGATTCGCGCATCCTGACGCTGGATACGGGGGAGCCTGAGCGTTTCATCACGGCTGAAAAGAAAAACGTGATGGTCGATTCATTCGTCAAATGGCGCATTGTCGATGTGAAGCAGTACTACATCAGCGTGGGCGGTGATGAAGTGCGCGCCAATACCCGTTTGAAGCAGACCGTCAATTCGAGTATGCGTGAAGAATTCGGTAAGCGCACCATACACGAAGTGGTGTCTGGTGAGCGCGAGGAAATCATGAACGTGCTGCGCACCAAGGCCGATCTTGATGCCCGTAAAATCGGTGTTCAGGTACTCGATGTGCGATTAAAACGCGTCGATTTTCCGTCAGAAATCAGCGATTCCGTGTATCGCCGCATGGATGCCGAGCGTAAGCGCGTGGCCAATGAATTGCGCGCTTCCGGTGCTGCTGATGGCGAAAAGATCAAGGCTGATGCGGACAAGCAGCGTGAAGTGATTCTGGCTGAAGCGTATCGTGATGCGCAAAGCACCAAGGGTGAGGGCGATGCGAAGGCTTCTTCAATTTACGCTGCGGCCTTTGGCCGGAATGCAGAGTTCTACTCTTTTTATCGCAGCCTAGAAGCCTACAAGCAAAGCTTTAAGAACAAGAGCGATGTGATGGTGATGGATCCGAGTTCCGCATTTTTCAAGTACCTGAAGAGTTCGGGTAAAGCGGGAAAGTAA
- a CDS encoding ATP phosphoribosyltransferase regulatory subunit, translating to MQNWLLPEYIQDMLPVEAWRVEKMRAQVLDLLKKSGYQLVAPPLLEYEESLLIADSADMDLRTFKLVDQLSGRTLALRADITPQVARIDAHLLNRQGVARLCYAGSVLHTIPAGLNRTRELLQIGAELYGHGGIESDLEIQQLMLQALALIGVEQVHLDLGHVGVFRALVQHAQLSKALENELFAALQSKDSTSLQALTEQLDSVLRSALRVLPTLYGSCDEVLARARKSLPDYPEVCAALSDLQTVSVKLHGAVASVGIDLADLRGYHYHSGMVFAAYHAGSHDAIALGGRYDDLGKSFGRARAATGFSMDLRLLYRLLPACAAQPGIRAPYLDDADLACEIATLRAAGEVVVVSLPGSVDYPDESLCNRELVLQGTRWQVVTMVN from the coding sequence ATGCAAAATTGGTTACTACCTGAATATATACAAGACATGCTGCCGGTCGAAGCCTGGCGTGTCGAAAAAATGCGTGCGCAAGTTCTTGATTTGCTGAAAAAATCAGGTTATCAGCTGGTGGCGCCGCCCTTGCTGGAATATGAAGAGTCGCTATTGATTGCCGATAGCGCCGATATGGATCTGCGCACATTCAAGCTGGTGGATCAGTTAAGCGGTCGTACACTGGCATTGCGTGCCGATATCACGCCGCAAGTGGCGCGCATCGATGCGCATCTGCTCAATCGTCAGGGCGTGGCGCGTCTGTGCTATGCAGGCAGTGTGCTGCATACCATTCCTGCGGGTTTAAATCGTACCCGCGAATTGTTGCAGATCGGTGCCGAACTTTATGGTCACGGCGGCATTGAGAGCGATCTGGAAATTCAGCAGCTGATGTTGCAGGCGTTAGCGCTGATCGGTGTTGAGCAGGTGCATCTCGATCTCGGGCATGTGGGCGTGTTCCGTGCGCTGGTTCAACACGCACAGTTGAGCAAAGCGCTCGAAAATGAGTTGTTCGCCGCTTTGCAGAGCAAGGACAGTACCAGTTTACAGGCGTTGACGGAACAACTGGACAGTGTGTTGCGCAGTGCGCTGCGAGTGTTGCCAACGCTTTACGGCAGTTGCGACGAGGTGCTGGCGCGGGCGCGCAAGTCCTTGCCGGATTATCCTGAGGTGTGTGCTGCGCTCAGCGATTTGCAAACGGTATCGGTTAAATTACACGGAGCCGTTGCCAGTGTAGGCATCGATCTGGCTGATCTGCGCGGTTATCATTATCACAGCGGTATGGTTTTTGCGGCCTATCATGCGGGCAGTCACGATGCGATTGCGCTGGGTGGACGTTACGACGATCTGGGCAAGAGTTTTGGCCGTGCGCGGGCGGCAACCGGGTTTAGTATGGATTTGCGTCTGCTGTATCGCCTGCTGCCGGCATGTGCGGCACAGCCGGGTATCCGTGCGCCGTATCTTGATGATGCCGATCTGGCGTGTGAGATTGCAACATTGCGTGCGGCGGGCGAGGTAGTTGTCGTCAGTTTGCCCGGAAGTGTTGATTATCCGGACGAGTCGTTGTGCAATCGTGAACTTGTTTTGCAAGGCACTCGCTGGCAAGTTGTCACGATGGTCAATTAA
- a CDS encoding adenylosuccinate synthase encodes MANNVVVIGTQWGDEGKGKIVDWLTDHAQGVVRFQGGHNAGHTLVINGKKTVLHLIPSGILRDHVMCYIGNGVVLSPQALLKEMDELQAAGIDVYGRLKVSEACPLILPYHEAIDKARELAKGDAKIGTTGRGIGPAYEDKVARRAIRLQDIFYRERFAAKLGEVLDYHNFVLKNYFNAPTVDFQKTLDDTLALAERIKPLVMDVPRALYEANKAGKGLLFEGAQGALLDIDHGTYPFVTSSNCVSGAACAGAGVGPQMLNYVLGITKAYTTRVGSGPFPTELYDAVDKCDPVGEGLARRGHEFGSTTGRARRCGWFDAAALKRSIQINGVSGLCITKLDVMDGMETVRLGVAYRINGVDSDILPVGADALLDCQVVYEEMPGWSESTLGVQQYDALPVAARNYLARIAEVCGVPVDMVSTGPDRDETIVLRHPFE; translated from the coding sequence ATGGCTAATAACGTCGTAGTAATTGGTACCCAATGGGGTGATGAAGGCAAGGGTAAGATCGTCGACTGGCTGACGGATCACGCGCAGGGTGTCGTGCGTTTTCAGGGCGGCCACAACGCGGGACATACGCTGGTCATCAACGGCAAGAAAACGGTGCTGCACCTGATTCCCTCCGGTATTCTGCGAGATCATGTGATGTGCTACATCGGCAATGGTGTGGTGCTCTCGCCTCAGGCTTTGCTCAAAGAGATGGACGAGTTGCAGGCAGCGGGTATCGATGTTTACGGGCGTCTGAAAGTCTCGGAAGCTTGCCCTTTGATCCTGCCATATCACGAAGCGATCGATAAGGCGCGCGAGCTTGCCAAGGGCGATGCGAAGATCGGTACCACCGGTCGCGGCATCGGTCCTGCCTACGAAGACAAGGTCGCCCGTCGCGCGATTCGATTGCAGGATATCTTTTACCGCGAACGTTTTGCGGCGAAATTAGGCGAGGTGCTCGATTATCACAACTTCGTGCTGAAGAATTATTTCAACGCGCCGACGGTCGATTTTCAGAAGACGCTGGACGATACGCTGGCGTTGGCCGAGCGCATCAAGCCCTTGGTGATGGATGTGCCGCGCGCGCTCTATGAAGCCAATAAGGCTGGCAAGGGATTGTTGTTTGAGGGTGCGCAGGGCGCGTTGCTGGATATTGACCACGGCACTTATCCGTTCGTAACCAGCAGTAACTGCGTCTCAGGGGCTGCCTGTGCCGGGGCTGGCGTCGGACCTCAGATGCTCAACTACGTGTTGGGGATTACCAAGGCCTATACCACGCGCGTGGGTTCCGGTCCTTTCCCGACGGAATTGTATGATGCGGTCGATAAGTGCGATCCGGTCGGTGAAGGCTTAGCGCGTCGCGGACACGAATTTGGTTCAACAACGGGCCGTGCGCGCCGCTGCGGTTGGTTTGATGCGGCAGCCCTCAAACGCTCGATTCAAATCAACGGTGTGTCGGGCTTGTGTATTACTAAGCTCGATGTGATGGACGGCATGGAAACGGTGCGTCTGGGCGTGGCTTATCGTATCAATGGCGTCGATAGCGATATCCTGCCGGTGGGTGCGGATGCCTTGCTTGACTGTCAGGTCGTGTACGAGGAGATGCCGGGCTGGAGCGAGAGCACGCTGGGTGTGCAGCAGTACGATGCATTGCCTGTGGCAGCCCGCAACTATCTGGCGCGTATCGCAGAGGTGTGCGGCGTCCCTGTGGACATGGTATCAACCGGTCCTGATCGCGATGAAACGATCGTACTGCGTCATCCATTTGAATAA